One part of the Streptomyces ferrugineus genome encodes these proteins:
- a CDS encoding alpha/beta hydrolase — protein MTFRKVLASMGSTLIVLAVMTSGAPEAAAAAASHSGTSLLDPSLKLDSSSCLPEDTATMTGPRIRHITVDRTRVSVLLPPDYDESKRRYPVLYLLHGGTNNEDSFLTSTNLASVTSALPDDEQYIVVTPFAQYGGFYVDWKDSSHLIESFITKSVIPAVDSTFRTESDPAHRAVGGISMGGWGAMHLGVTHPDLFGAVGSMSGLLNSQDPDQQAVMLAVTKNQRECADGVSTGAYDPFGMLGNPLTEADRWAAANPVANSSRLAGKDLWLSSGSGLPCDAEDLSTVSSGAVEALPAHTTLEMYLALQKNRIASTYRPKLCGLHTVKYFDMQLADYLPHVGAYFGSLPEDRPSH, from the coding sequence ATGACGTTCCGTAAGGTGCTGGCGAGCATGGGCTCGACTCTCATTGTCCTCGCAGTGATGACATCCGGCGCACCTGAGGCGGCCGCTGCGGCTGCATCACATTCCGGCACCTCACTCCTCGACCCGAGTCTGAAACTGGACTCGTCGTCATGCCTGCCGGAGGACACCGCCACGATGACGGGCCCACGCATCCGCCACATCACAGTCGATCGGACCCGCGTATCGGTTCTGCTGCCACCCGACTACGACGAGTCCAAGCGACGATACCCTGTGTTGTACCTGCTTCACGGAGGGACCAACAACGAGGACAGTTTCCTCACCAGCACAAATCTCGCCTCGGTCACCTCGGCCCTGCCTGATGACGAGCAGTACATCGTGGTCACCCCATTCGCGCAGTACGGCGGCTTCTACGTCGACTGGAAAGACAGCAGTCATCTGATCGAGTCGTTCATCACGAAGTCAGTGATCCCGGCCGTGGACAGCACTTTCCGAACCGAGAGCGATCCGGCTCATCGGGCCGTCGGCGGTATCTCCATGGGCGGGTGGGGGGCCATGCATCTCGGTGTCACCCACCCGGACCTTTTCGGGGCGGTCGGATCGATGTCCGGGCTCCTCAACTCTCAAGACCCGGACCAGCAGGCGGTCATGCTCGCGGTCACCAAAAACCAACGAGAATGTGCGGACGGCGTCAGTACCGGTGCGTACGATCCGTTCGGGATGCTCGGGAACCCGCTTACGGAGGCAGACCGCTGGGCCGCTGCCAATCCGGTGGCCAACTCAAGCCGTTTGGCCGGCAAGGACCTGTGGCTGTCCAGCGGTTCGGGATTGCCGTGCGATGCGGAGGATCTCTCGACGGTCAGCTCGGGAGCCGTCGAGGCCCTCCCCGCGCACACCACGCTTGAGATGTACCTCGCCCTGCAGAAGAACCGAATCGCAAGCACCTACCGGCCGAAGTTGTGCGGCCTGCACACCGTGAAGTACTTCGACATGCAACTGGCCGACTATCTGCCTCACGTGGGGGCCTACTTCGGATCCCTGCCCGAGGATCGTCCGAGCCACTGA
- a CDS encoding transposase, with translation MDTPAVDGRHAGRTRAGAPWRDVPERYGTWDRVHDLFRRWQRDGTWARIVTRLQAEAGAKGLITWGVNVDSTVCRARQYAAGASRKGTCKGASRWHRRRAGQPRARTLPGGLTTKIHLAVEQGQKLLSVLITAGQRGDFPQAT, from the coding sequence GTGGACACGCCGGCAGTTGATGGACGGCATGCGGGGCGGACGAGGGCCGGCGCCCCGTGGCGCGATGTGCCGGAACGCTACGGCACCTGGGATCGGGTCCACGACCTGTTCCGCCGCTGGCAGCGGGACGGAACCTGGGCCAGGATCGTCACCCGGCTCCAGGCCGAGGCCGGCGCGAAGGGGCTGATCACCTGGGGCGTGAACGTCGACTCGACCGTCTGCCGGGCCCGCCAGTACGCAGCCGGGGCGTCGAGAAAGGGGACCTGTAAAGGAGCCTCCCGGTGGCATCGCCGTCGAGCCGGACAGCCACGGGCTCGGACGTTACCAGGCGGGCTAACCACAAAGATCCACCTCGCTGTCGAGCAGGGGCAGAAGCTGCTGTCAGTCCTGATCACGGCCGGTCAGCGAGGTGACTTCCCGCAGGCGACGTGA